The Clostridia bacterium sequence AGAAGCTAAAAGCAATGATGATTTAATCGTTAGGCATGAAGAAGCGCTTCGTGTTTTAAAGATAATGGATAAATGCAAACAATCGGCGCAAAAAGGCGGGCAATTAATTGAAGTCGAATTATAAAAAAACAAGATTATAGGAGAAAAAAGATGATTAATGTTACGATCTGGAATGAATATCCTCATGGACAGGATAGCGAGGCTCACAAAAAAGCATATCCTTACGGTTTGCATAATTGCATAAAAGATTTTTTGCAATGTTCTGATATTAATGTAAAGTGCGCTTTGTATGACGAATCCGAATTTGGTTTGTCTGATGAGGTTTTGAATTCAACAGATGTTTTGATTTGGTGGGCGCACGTTCTTCATGACAAAATTCCTGACACATTGGTTCAAAAGATAAAAGAAAGGGTTCTAAAGGGCATGGGAATAATCTTCTTGCATTCGGCTCATTATTCTAAGGTTATGAGTTCGCTTTTGGGTTCAAGCGGCAGGCTTAATTGGCGTGAGGCCAATGAGAGAGAAAGGATTTGGAATGTCAATCCCACACATCCTATTGCTCGCGGTGTTCCTATGGAATTTTGTCTAGAAAAAGAAGAGATGTATGGAGAATATTTTGATATTCCCAGACCAGATGACATTATATTTTTGGGCTGGTTTGAAGGCGGCAATGTTTTTAGAAGCGGCGTAACTTTTACGAGAGGATATGGAAAGATTTTTTATTTTCAGCCTGGACATGAAACCTTTGCAACATATCAAAACGAAAACATTCAAACCATAATA is a genomic window containing:
- a CDS encoding ThuA domain-containing protein, translating into MINVTIWNEYPHGQDSEAHKKAYPYGLHNCIKDFLQCSDINVKCALYDESEFGLSDEVLNSTDVLIWWAHVLHDKIPDTLVQKIKERVLKGMGIIFLHSAHYSKVMSSLLGSSGRLNWREANERERIWNVNPTHPIARGVPMEFCLEKEEMYGEYFDIPRPDDIIFLGWFEGGNVFRSGVTFTRGYGKIFYFQPGHETFATYQNENIQTIIKNAVRWAAPAIYAEDLNCVHEVKSKEIIMEK